A segment of the Ipomoea triloba cultivar NCNSP0323 chromosome 1, ASM357664v1 genome:
CCCAATTAACCAAATGTTAATTTTATACTTACAAGAATTGCTGGATTCTGTAGAGGCTGTACATGTGCAGAAACAATATTTGCagcctataatataataataatcaaccCCAAAATATTAGAGGAAAGGaaacaacaaacaaacattAGAGATGGCAAAATGGATATAACGATTTACGTCGGTTTTTAATTAACGAATCGATTTAAtgtatcaattaaataaatagaaaaaaattaatgtctTATGATTTACTGGTTGagtcatttttatatttagtcCAAATTAATTGAAGAAATTAATTCTCTATTTGTTCAAAGTTATATTTTATTGACAAATAAACtggttataaataaaatcattttagacatattaaaatatttatacatataaaagacatgggctctgtttggcagagcttatttaggagcttatagcttattttaagctactaataagctataagctctgtttggtaatgttctcaaaataagcaagtagcttaaaataatagcttattttgaaacgctacttggggtagcttttcaaaataagctagtagctttttaacttttttccatctttatccttattattttaaataaatgacatcctttacacctctcaattaaaacccttttgacattttctttacattatgtttggttgtaatttcagtttgatatttatgtttgaacattaatttttgtatgaactaatcttatgaattataaatatttttttttttactttatatattttcaaatatatgttcttactttatattttatttaaatatattgattttattattttatattttaatatataaacaaacctatttaaatttaaaattatttaaattgtatgaaaatgtcctttttagtctttttacatttatcacattatcaaaaagttaattttaccaaacacttttaagcataacatctcttcagatttcagcttcaagcttatagcttttcagttttcagctacttttcaactttcagctacattttcagctaggtttgtcaaacatagccaTGATAATTAAGCatcttataagagaaaataagcTAATAAGTTCGtcctataaaaattaaataatgtaatatGGTCCTTATAGTACTACactatatttcttaatttattacaaaaaatcTTCTTTTAGCATTAGCAAAATTATATTCCTAGCTAGAATTATCTATATTATTATTGCGCTTTTATTacaatactaattttttttcacttaaagatagatttattcattttattaattatttatttagttatgcatctatttatatttatgtagtGTACTTATTTGATCATTGGCTTCGGTTATTTTCCTGTTAAAgtcaatttataaatatatacattatttctaaattattataatttgattgaattgaatattattttagtcatAAAAAATGTGGATAAATTTTGAGAAGAATAATTTGAGTAGCTaggtatatattatttgttatttgaaAAGATTTAATAAGATCTTGAATATACATTTATcactaatataattaattttaaattttattataattaacgttaaatattaataaataaaaaatttaataaaagcaataatgtTAGTCAAGCATATTACCTGAAAATTGATTGCCTTTAACTGAAGATCCTTGGGCAACAATGGATGCTGCGGATACTTTTCTTCCAAATACTGCTCATTATGAGTACCCATACCGTGAGTTATTCCATCTTTGAATTGTGAAAAAACATTCAGACATCCCAgcaaactaatataattaaataaagagcCTCAATCATTATATAATTCTTCTAAATGAGAGGTCACACATTCAAACTCTAGTGGGACAGTATTTTTTTGTACTTtaataagttaaaaaaatatgtatagacatatactacattgtaaatttgtaacaaagtcactaatattaaaaaaaaaaaagtagagtcTCACCATCAAAATGGCGAAAGAGTCTGAAATAACTATGTCTCCATCAACAAGGGTCGGAACATACCCCATAGGATTCAGCTTCAAAAATTCTACATTTGCATTTACAccccaaaatataattaaaattaataaataatgttgCAAAATTGACAATTCTACACTATTATTTGGCTCATTTttctttactatatatataggggaaaaaaacatatttagtccttcaattgtttgattatatttataggCAAAAACTAGTGCGAAACGGTCTCACAGATTCTTGTCTGTGAAACCGGTCGGAttaagataaaaatgtaatgcttatactgaaaaatatagtactaatcaggaataaattatatattgtgttacttataaaggaaattttaatacttttgaagaaaaatataatacttttacattttttgtttaaaagtattacattatatttttttctcaaaagtattacactttcccttAACTTATAATGAGTAACAAATGCTCCGTTTCtaatttgtattacatttttcagtataaatattacatttccatCTTAACCCGACTTGTCTCACGGATAAGGATTTATGATACGGTCTCATAGGAGAGTCACTCTTATTTATACTATAGATTTAATTAGAGTAAATCTTCATAGGTGAGGTATTTCTAATTAATCCATATGGACGACACTTTTGTGGTTCCGATATTTCTTGGAATAAAGAGCTttcgaattattatttttacttcaaatcTTACATTTCTTCATGCCTAAACTCTACCAACATTTTCTATCtcctaaattttaaaaacttttcatttaaaaattctatatattattttgttcttCACTATTGTTTGTATATATCTTCCCATAGAGGATACCATTAAATAGGTAAAAACacagtcaatggaccatttcgatCACCACATCTATCATTTATGCTCTTATTAAATCGAAGagttaattatcaaaatgattcgttgacggcaaattattgtgtggatcatggtccacatagctgtgtggatcatgaatataaagtacatttttattttatactaaaagtaaattatttttgtactgaaggtacattatttcatagtatatatgaaataatgtaccttcagtacaaaaataatgtactctaaaataatatactttatgtacaaaaataatgtacttttagtataacaaaaatgtaccttatattcatggtctacatagctatgtggaccatgatccatgcaataatgattgtttcattgactataacaaaattactaatttggtccagAATAAGCAGACATTTAACCACTAAACAAACGAATGACTAAATTAGTTAAGATTTTTAACgttgaggacttaattaagcaaaaaattaaataaaatagaaaaataagaactaatttgataattttactatattcaaaggattattttggtaattaactcaaaaaatatgATCATGAAGAATTTGAGAAAGCTTACCAGGGCTGAGTTGTTCACCGTTCACCAAGTCAACCGCTTTGTAATTGAAATCCAGTCCtatgatttatttattcaaacaaaattaaaatcacGAAATGTTAAACCGCCAGAATCATatggtaaaaatttgtgtgaaacCATCTTATGGATTGATGTTTGTGAGACGAATCGAGTTATAGATAATTAGGTGTATAAGtatcaaaatttcaattataagtattatattacgtattatttatcattagtaacaatcgattttaccctaaatagtatcacaatttcatatataagtattacaatatttatcataacTAACgatttatctttaatttaaattaatactaaattttcTACTATAAGcattacaatttctttcataaataacatttcacatataatattacattagaattatattttgtaagtatcataatttcaattataagtattaaaatatttctttaataacCATCATTTTACCgtaaatagtatcacaatttctcatataaatattacaaaaatctattataagtaacaatttatttattttaaattggtataaaattttctataataagAATTATAACTTTTATCCTAAATAACAAACAACTATCTTGAATTTCACTCATCTCAGATGCAACTAACCTTTGAGATTGAGAGCAATTTGAACACGACAAGAGCAAGAGCTGAGCCAGAAAGAGTAGAGCTGAAGCTTGTTTGACTCTCTTTCACCGCCTGCCGCAGCCTAAGCACCCAccggaaaatttaacaaaatgtcAATACATAATTTGCAAAATAAACTCAATAGTATGTGCCAAGCATCTTCTGCTCAATTGACACCTCTATTTTTCAGTGGGATATTCTCTTTAGGTTACATCagttaaaaaaatgtattgaacaaatagtactaaaaaaaagaaaagtaaaatacaacaattcatattctatatatattccTCTTCtacttcaaaataaaataattaaaaagaattgaaataaTAGAACCTCCAAGCTAGCTCACCATGATCAAGGAATTGAAGGTGAAACTGAAGGTGAATAATGTGGATGAGTTCTCCAAGTATTCTCCCTCTCCTGGCTGGAAATGAGAAATTAAAACTAATCTTAATTTCTACTCTGAATTCATTAGCCAACCAATTAGTCAAACCAGTACACCCCATAGTTTGAAAACTGATCAACCACTCTACACTCTCATCAGTCTCTTCCCTTGACCTAGAGATACAAtcccatgatatatatatatatatatatatatatatatatatatatatatatatatatatatggatgagttTTGGTGCGGGAACCTACTCCCGTagtcccgtgcggttgtgcggttaacTCGAAAAGTAACACCTTAAGCATTTAGgacaccttaagtatacaaaccacGCTCCTtaaagcacacaaacaaagtaccttaagaacacaaaccgctcaccttaagcacacaaacaaagcacctaaagaacacaaaccacgcaccttaagttttaacaactgacgcaccttaagcatacaaacaacgcaccataagaaggaaaatcacgcatctaaagctttaggctgaagcaccttaagttttaacaactgactcaccttaagcacacaaatcacataccttaagaaggaaaatcacacaccttaaatttgccctaaatgcaaaaagaccaaaGTACCACCAcgcattttttttatcaatgttAATCATGGATGTTGATTTAGGCAGTGATGCAAAAATCGCGCCGTCGCCTAGGCGCTACGCGGCACCTGGCCCGCCGCAAGGAAGGCCGGAATCATTATAAATGGCCAACCTTAAGGAACTAActataaaagataaaaatataaaaaaatagaaaaaaaaattagggcgCCTAGGGGGCGCCTAGCGTTTTTTTAACCTTGGATTTAGGcaagatcaatggtttagatttaacCGCACAATCTCACCTGTGCCAATCAATCGCGCGGGAACTTCCTTTACAAATGTGCTAGCTCATGTCAACCAATGGTGAACACACATCCAAGACTGTTGTCATCCCTAGCAACAACGTCATTTGATAAGTTGTGGGTGTAGCGATGGAAGAAAAGTAGGGTGAAGAATGAAAATTTCCCCGAATGTCGTTCTCAAAAGGATGGACACTTGAAATTGAATGGTGTGCGGTTAAGCACAAGCACACATTTGTGGTAGAAAGCTAGGCAAGCTCATAGTAATAAGTGCCGGGAGTAGAGCGTAGAGTGCAATGTAAAGTGTGCAATTCTAAAGTAAAGGGTGCAAGCAAGCAAACTAAAGTAAAGCAATGTGATATGAGGTGAATTGGATTGGCATTCCCATAGATGCAATGAAGAGACCTTAGTGAGAGTTGAAGCTATGTGATGAGTTGTGATCTTTAGAAGACATTCATGCTATTGCCATGGCCATTTTAGGTCTTCATGGCCTATCATGGTGTAGTAAAGCACCCAAGTGACAATGTTACACCTATGAGATATTTCATCAAACAATTAGCTTACATACCTTCTTTCGGACTTTTCCCTCTTGGATCTAAGGCTGGAATTGCAAGTGGAAGGGGGCTAGAGTGTGTCTCAATCTTTTGCAAGCACACTCATCCCTAAGCCTTTTGTAAAATGTACGCACTCCTCATACAAGAATCTATACAAATTCCACTTCCAACAAAGATTCAACACACGGTCAATTTTACCTCAATCAATTCATATACACAATCACAAGGAAATATAATACAATTCACAAAGGAATTTTAGCCAAGGATGATCTAGATTGAAAAGCAACAACAATTGAGCTTAGCAATGGAGATggatgatgaaattaaagagTAAAATGCAGGAATTATACTTAGCTCAAGAGTAATTCACAATCAATCCACAAGATTTATCCAATCAAGCAAGAAGAGATCCAAAGTTGAAGAAGAATTGCCAATTCCTCTTGAACACTAGGAAATATCTTCTCTCTCAATTGGAGAGACTTTAGAACTTGGTCTAGAAGGGAGATAATGTAAATCTAAACTAATGGAAGTCTCTTAAGAGTATCCTTAATAGTGAGGtctttttgtggtttttgaggtATTTTTGTAAGTAagattatgaaagagaaaatgggagaggaggaaaaaaattgatttaaaaaaaaaacagagttgTGCCCAGCGGGTGCAGTAGTGGCTATCACGCAAGCTTCCAGTGCCTAGCCTTCGGATTCCATGCGCTTTATTACTGTTCCAATAAACCTTCCTAGCAGATGAACCCACTCATTCTCTCTCTTGCCTTCTTTCACCTCCTACTATTTCAAAAACCCCAAATAAGtcattgatatggatgctctaattAAACCCCGCCACTTTCTATTTATAATCGCAAAATCTGAAGCCGCCATGAACCCTGCATGATTGTGCACGCCTTCATTTAACTTGGCAGTTGCTACGATCGTGATCCAAGTGTGCAGCTGTCGGCCTTCTCCTGTACGAGGGCTTGTACGATTGTGCAGTCACTCGTACAACTCCCATATTTTCATGCTTTTCATCACTTTACCCTTTCATTGCCTCCAAATGCCTTAAAACCACTCAAATGCCCTGAAATTACAAAAGTGTTCCAATGTTAGTCCTCAAATGTAACTTTTATGAGAATAAAGCAATTAAACACACAATTCAACCCAAAAGGACTCAATCAAGGCAATAAAGATCACTCAAACACCCCACAAATAAGGCATATTTGACACTCATCAGCTACTAAATGGGTAAAATTAAGGTCGAATTGCAACTATTATGGCTTAAAGGGTATCATttgaactttt
Coding sequences within it:
- the LOC116000623 gene encoding glutathione S-transferase zeta class-like isoform X1, which produces MAAAGGERESNKLQLYSFWLSSCSCRVQIALNLKGLDFNYKAVDLVNGEQLSPEFLKLNPMGYVPTLVDGDIVISDSFAILMYLEEKYPQHPLLPKDLQLKAINFQAANIVSAHVQPLQNPAILDYIEEKVGPNEKVPWSQTHVRNGFAALEKLLKDYAGKYATGDEIYLADLFLVPQIHAAINRLNMDMNEFPLLSRIYKAYKEVPAIQNAMPEKQPDAPAEARSSLSIMGWCPHEFNSVI
- the LOC116000623 gene encoding glutathione S-transferase zeta class-like isoform X2 gives rise to the protein MAAAGGERESNKLQLYSFWLSSCSCRVQIALNLKGLDFNYKAVDLVNGEQLSPEFLKLNPMGYVPTLVDGDIVISDSFAILMYLEEKYPQHPLLPKDLQLKAINFQAANIVSAHVQPLQNPAILDYIEEKVGPNEKVPWSQTHVRNGFAALEKLLKDYAGKYATGDEIYLADLFLVPQIHAAINRLNMDMNEFPLLSRIYKAYKEVPAIQNAMPEKQPDAPAEARSSLRYLLYL